The following DNA comes from Lathamus discolor isolate bLatDis1 chromosome 5, bLatDis1.hap1, whole genome shotgun sequence.
GATAAGGATAAAGGATCTGGATTCTTTGGATGTGATTTTGATGGGATGAGGATAAAGGTCTGGATCCTTTGGATCTGGTTGTGATGGGATAAAGGATCTGGATTCTTTGGATGTGATTCTGATGGGATGAGGATAAAGATCTGGATCCTTTGGATCTGGTTGTGATGGGATAAGGATAAAGGATCTGGATTCTTTGGATGTGATTTTGATGGGATGAGGATAAAGGTCTGGATCCTTTGGATCTGGTTGTGATGGGATAAGGGTAAAGGATCTGGGTCCTTCGGATCTGGTAGTGAagagcagggctgtggtttCCAGGAGCACCTCCCGTTCCTTCCCCAGCCGAGTGTATggaagcagagcaggcagcctcccCTATTGCCCACGCTTCCCGTCCCAGGAGCTGGGGAAGCTCGCTCAGGCTGATAATGCCAGTGGGTAATTGTGAAGCACCCCAATTCCCAAGGGAATGGCGGGGGAATGGCAGCCCCTGCGTGTCCGGAGATGgggctttgctttctgctctgttgGAGGGCGCAGGGGGACGGAGCCAGGGTGAAAGGGGGTTGTGTTCTACTTACCCTCACTGCCGACTGTTCCCTTTGAGGCGGGGCGGGAGGGAGGGGATGCTGTGCAGGGTGAAGCGGGATGAGATGCACAGATCCGGAAGCTCAGGGTTGGAATGGGTCCTTCCAGGGACACATAAAGTGAGGAGATCCCTGCCTGAGGAGCTGGGGGGTGGTTTGGTGTCGCGGGCTCAGGTGCTGGGGCGGGCTGGAGCTCTGACCTGCTGCCTGACTCTCCTCTTTCTCCCGACCACTCATGCTGCAGAGGCCATCAACTGCTTAAATGCAGCTATTGATATCTACACCGACATGGTAAGAGGCTGCCTGGCAGCTCTGGTGGGTGCGAGGTGCAGGTCGGGACGTGCCGTGCGCTGGAGGGGGGGGGCCCTCCTCACGTGCACCCTCTGCTTCCCCAGGGCCGCTTCACCATCGCGGCCAAGCACCACATCACCATCGCCGAGATCTACGAGGCTGAGCTGGTGGACATTGAGAAGGTGAGAGGGAAACGGCCCAGGAGCGGGGATCGTGGCTGGGGAAACTGGGGGGAAGGTTCCACAGAACCCCGGACCGGTtggggctgaagggaccttaaagtccATCCAGCAtccagagcttctgcctcagagctcagctcagtctcccctcgggcaggttcaagccattccccttggcctgtccctccaggcccttgtcccaagcccctctccaggttccctgtaGGTTCACAGCTATTTCTGGATGCCCCCCAAGGAAGCTGCTGTTGGTGCCCATAACCAGGGCCCCTGAGCAGGGATCCTGCAGCCTCGCAGCTGGCTGCAGATCACAGAGGCCAAAGAACGATTCATGGCTTCCAGACAATCCTTTTCTTCCTGAGCTCCACTGGATCCCCCCCACCTCTCTGTTAATGCCCCCCCACGTGCAGCCCACTGAAGCCTTGCTCTTGACTGGTTTATTCTATGGTAATCCAAtttttagattggatctaaggaggaaattctttcctgtgagggtggtgaggcactggaatgggttgcccagggaggttgtgagtgctccatccctggcagtgttcaaggccaggttggatgaagccttgggtgggatggtttagtgtgaggtgtccctgcccatggcaggggggtggaactggatgatcttgaggtcctttccaaccctgactattctgtgattctatggtggCAAACCTCACGCTTCGGGAGTCACACTGAGGTGTTTGTGTCCCCAGGCCATTGCACACTACGAGCAGGCTGCTGACTACTACAAGGGAGAGGAGTCCAACAGGCAAGTGGCCTTCACAGAGGGTCTGAGCAGGGAGGGTGGGAGAGGGGGGTTTGTCCCACTCCTTGCACACTTCCAAACCCCTTGGTGGGATGCTCACATCCTGCTGCCATTCCGTCTCCTTGTTGGCAGTAAACGCCCCTGATGGGCAGCTTTGGGTCCCACTTGACAAATCAGCTGCTACAGGAGGCGGCCGGGGGTGCCGGGGCATGGGTTGCTTCCTCCCCAGGCCACGGTTCCTCACTCGAGGCTGTCGATTGCAGCTCGGCCAACAAGTGTCTGCTGAAGGTGGCTGCCTACGCCGCGCAGCTGGAGCAGTACCAGAAGGCCATCGAGATCTACGAGCAGGTGAGGCcgtgctgcatccctggggaGAGCTCTCGCTGCCAAGGACAATGGGTCAGGGTCGGTCTCAGTGTTCCGTGgcccaggagctgctgatggCACTGCAGGGCTGATGGTGCCTTGGCAGGACACTGTTTGCTCCTTTGCTTCCAAGAGTTGCTGTGTCCCAGGATCCCTGCATGGGACCCTGAATGGGGGCTTTGACCCCACTTGGGATTAGCTGTAAATCTCTGGCTCTCCAACAGCTTCTTCTACGGACACTGGTGCTTTCCCCCATCATTAtttaggctgaggaagttgggactgctcagcctggagaagagaagctgcgtggagacctcagagcagcttccagtgtctgaatggggcctataggggtgctggggagggactcttcatcagggactgcagtgacaggacaaggggtgatgggttcagactgaaacaggggaagtttagattggatctaaggaggaaattctttcctgttagggtggtgaggcactggaatgggttgcccagggaggttgtgagtgctccatccctggcagtgttcaaggccaggctggacagagccttgggtgccatggtttagtgtgaggtgtccctgcccatggcaggggggttggaactggatgatcttgaggtcctttccaaccctgactattctgtgattctgtgattatcgGCACTTGGTGTAACCTTGACCATCCCTCCTGCTCTTCACTGAGTTCTTCATGACGAGGtttccttccccacctctcCCTGGGCCAGGTGGGGACCAACACGATGGACAACCCTTTGCTCAAGTACAGCGCCAAGGAGTACTTCTTCAAAGCTGCCCTGTGCCACTTCATCGTGGACGAGCTCAACGCGAAGGTCAGTGGGCTGCAGGCGTTATCCCAGCCTCCTGCATCCCGGTCCAGCAGCCTGGGCCGGCTGGGGCGCATCCCTGTGCGTGCAGGGGGGTGCGGCTGTCGCATGGGTGGAAGCTTCGAGTGCCGTGGTGTTGAGCTGCGTTCCTTGGGAGCGTTTAGGGCTGGCAGGCAGAAGCTGAAGTGGAAAGCGAGCGGCTGGATGGGAGGTGTTGAGGGTTGGCTGCTCTCTTCCAGCTTGCGCTTGAGAAGTACGAGGAGATGTTCCCAGCGTTCACGGACTCCCGGGAATGCAAGC
Coding sequences within:
- the NAPB gene encoding beta-soluble NSF attachment protein isoform X2, which gives rise to MYTRAANMFKIAKNWSAAGNAFCQAAKLHMQLQSKHDSATSFVDAGNAYKKADPQEAINCLNAAIDIYTDMGRFTIAAKHHITIAEIYEAELVDIEKAIAHYEQAADYYKGEESNSSANKCLLKVAAYAAQLEQYQKAIEIYEQVGTNTMDNPLLKYSAKEYFFKAALCHFIVDELNAKLALEKYEEMFPAFTDSRECKLLKKLLEAHEEQNCEAYTEAVKEFDSISRLDQWLTTMLLRIKKSIQGEGDGDLK